A single window of Leptospira dzoumogneensis DNA harbors:
- a CDS encoding FliI/YscN family ATPase yields MIEKKFHEKVDVISKYFLILDRTETIRKSGRVVRVSGNVIYSEGPPDSKIGEIMEVQKAGTEGYLQCEIVGFENHVYTLMPLGPVEGVYPDAFVFSSGRSLNVPVGRELLGRVLNGVGRPIDKKGLIITSEEKSPEGESINPLDRPVIRDILLTGVRAIDGILTVGRGQRLGIFSGSGVGKSSLLGMIARFTNADVNVIALVGERGREVNEFLERDLGKEGLAKSVVFAATSDAPKMEQVNCALLATSVAEYFREQGLHVNLMMDSLTRFAHANREISVSNHEPPITRGFSSSVFTKLAKLVERSGTSKSGGSITGFYTILTDTDEMEDPIADAVRGYIDGHIILSRKMAERNHYPAIDIPASLSRVMQSIVEEDQFMRAGMIRELISTYNSVEELILLNAYVRGSDPKVDLAIRKKDKIDSYLKQRLTERSLFPQTVSGLRDILKEEREEEEF; encoded by the coding sequence ATGATAGAGAAGAAGTTTCACGAAAAGGTAGACGTCATCTCCAAGTATTTCCTGATCTTGGACCGCACAGAAACCATCCGCAAATCCGGAAGAGTTGTTCGAGTTTCCGGAAACGTAATCTATTCGGAAGGACCTCCGGACTCCAAGATCGGAGAGATCATGGAAGTCCAGAAAGCAGGAACGGAAGGTTATCTTCAATGCGAGATCGTAGGTTTCGAAAATCATGTATATACACTGATGCCTTTAGGTCCTGTAGAAGGTGTGTATCCCGACGCTTTCGTGTTTTCTTCGGGAAGAAGTTTGAATGTTCCCGTCGGAAGAGAACTACTCGGCCGAGTATTAAACGGTGTAGGACGTCCAATCGACAAAAAAGGTCTCATCATCACTTCCGAAGAAAAATCTCCTGAGGGTGAAAGTATCAATCCTCTGGATAGACCGGTGATCCGGGATATTCTTCTTACAGGTGTAAGAGCAATCGATGGAATTTTAACAGTAGGTAGAGGACAAAGATTAGGGATCTTCTCCGGATCAGGAGTAGGTAAATCCAGCTTACTCGGTATGATCGCTAGGTTCACTAACGCGGATGTAAACGTGATCGCGCTCGTAGGAGAACGAGGCAGAGAGGTGAACGAATTTTTGGAGAGAGACCTAGGGAAAGAAGGTCTCGCAAAATCCGTAGTATTCGCGGCAACCTCCGACGCGCCTAAAATGGAACAGGTCAACTGCGCCCTACTCGCTACCTCAGTCGCGGAATATTTCAGAGAACAAGGACTTCATGTAAACTTGATGATGGATTCCTTGACCAGGTTCGCACATGCAAACAGGGAGATTTCTGTCTCCAACCATGAACCTCCTATCACAAGAGGTTTTAGTTCATCCGTTTTTACTAAATTAGCAAAACTTGTAGAACGTTCCGGTACTTCCAAATCAGGGGGAAGTATCACAGGATTTTATACAATCCTAACCGACACTGACGAGATGGAAGATCCTATCGCTGATGCGGTTCGCGGTTATATAGACGGCCACATCATTCTTTCTCGTAAGATGGCCGAAAGAAACCATTACCCTGCGATCGATATACCTGCATCCCTTTCCAGGGTAATGCAATCCATAGTGGAAGAAGATCAATTTATGAGAGCCGGGATGATCCGAGAACTTATTTCCACTTATAATTCTGTGGAAGAATTGATCTTATTGAACGCGTATGTAAGAGGATCCGATCCTAAAGTGGATCTTGCCATCCGCAAAAAAGATAAAATAGATTCTTATCTAAAACAAAGACTTACGGAAAGAAGTCTTTTCCCACAAACAGTCAGCGGCTTAAGAGATATCTTAAAAGAAGAAAGAGAAGAAGAGGAATTTTAA
- a CDS encoding FliG C-terminal domain-containing protein, with product MSILSGKRNRAGQLLRILGEHLPPEVFRHLGPQDTSKLLESFHKSGKIEAKQERELLGSFLEGLSTVPKEGIDRDTLALIQELETILKEDLVSEPEWSEELKSYTKEELSKIVAGESADRIALIFCYADPDTSARVLEEFPEETQEEILLSIRNLDLSSAGLLDSLERFLRFKKEVLKSPQSGVPTRDKGGKRAAELLGKLDPQDSQKLFSRIREKSQSFAENINKHFFRMEDLMDLSREALNKFMGDLHPIVTATAFKGTEPETKQVLLERLDPSLASSIRLEEDSMGPVSLAEIETAQNGLLEIFKESVESGRIKFRRKN from the coding sequence ATGAGTATCCTGTCCGGAAAAAGAAACCGGGCGGGACAGCTCCTCCGAATCCTGGGGGAGCATCTTCCCCCGGAAGTGTTTCGCCATCTCGGCCCTCAGGACACGTCGAAACTTTTAGAAAGTTTTCACAAGTCCGGCAAAATAGAAGCGAAACAAGAAAGAGAACTTTTAGGCTCCTTCTTAGAAGGACTTTCCACAGTCCCGAAAGAAGGGATCGATCGAGATACCTTGGCTCTAATCCAAGAACTCGAAACCATCTTAAAAGAGGATTTGGTTTCAGAGCCGGAATGGTCCGAGGAACTCAAATCCTATACCAAGGAAGAACTTTCCAAGATCGTAGCGGGAGAATCCGCAGACAGAATAGCTCTTATCTTCTGTTACGCGGATCCGGATACTTCTGCCAGAGTATTGGAAGAATTCCCGGAAGAGACCCAAGAGGAGATCCTACTTTCCATCCGGAATCTGGACCTTTCTTCTGCGGGACTTTTGGACTCTTTGGAGAGGTTTTTGCGCTTCAAGAAAGAAGTCCTAAAATCTCCCCAGTCTGGAGTTCCTACCAGGGACAAAGGCGGCAAAAGAGCAGCGGAACTTTTGGGTAAATTGGACCCTCAAGATTCTCAGAAATTATTCTCCAGGATACGCGAAAAGAGCCAATCGTTTGCCGAAAATATAAATAAGCATTTCTTCCGAATGGAAGACCTGATGGATCTGAGCCGAGAAGCACTAAACAAGTTTATGGGCGATCTTCATCCAATCGTGACCGCGACCGCTTTTAAGGGCACTGAACCGGAAACGAAACAGGTCTTACTGGAAAGGTTAGATCCTTCTCTTGCCTCCTCCATCCGATTGGAAGAAGATTCTATGGGACCGGTTTCCCTCGCAGAGATTGAAACCGCCCAAAACGGACTACTTGAAATTTTTAAGGAATCCGTAGAATCAGGAAGAATCAAGTTCCGGAGAAAGAACTAA
- a CDS encoding DUF3089 domain-containing protein, protein MKFLLNFLFVSIFAIISFQCIVLIKPRKNFEESKNLTPPDYSKSEFWAALPDKKDNADLVPENSSLKENQSLAEADTFYIHPTTLLLRPKYWNGDLKDESLNERTDKHPIKTQASAFNECCKVYAPRYRQAAFFVFTKDVPEGEAALDLAFQDVKNAFLYYMKHWNKGRPFIIASHSQGTRHSVRLLKEVISSNPEYKKNLVVSYSIGFPFKKEETGLPVCSSPRDTGCVVGWNSYIWGNSPGRLLDRYGKDTVCVNPLSWKQDEEVSPKSENLGSVNRSFDQLLPGVADAKCNSGVLWIHEPEISRTPNLGKDGNLHTGDFHFFYANIRKNAKERLEAFKAQSVKRGRE, encoded by the coding sequence ATGAAATTCTTACTCAATTTTCTTTTTGTTTCTATATTCGCTATCATTAGTTTTCAATGTATAGTCCTCATCAAACCCAGAAAAAATTTTGAAGAGAGTAAAAATTTAACTCCTCCTGATTATTCTAAATCCGAATTTTGGGCGGCACTTCCGGATAAAAAAGATAACGCAGATCTTGTTCCTGAAAATTCAAGCCTAAAAGAAAATCAATCCTTAGCAGAGGCGGATACTTTTTATATTCATCCGACTACATTACTTCTTCGACCTAAATATTGGAATGGAGATCTAAAGGATGAAAGTTTAAACGAAAGAACGGATAAACATCCTATCAAGACCCAAGCAAGTGCGTTCAATGAATGTTGTAAGGTTTATGCACCTAGATATAGACAGGCTGCATTTTTTGTTTTTACGAAAGATGTTCCGGAAGGTGAGGCCGCGTTAGATCTTGCATTCCAAGACGTGAAGAACGCATTTCTCTATTATATGAAACATTGGAATAAAGGACGTCCTTTTATCATTGCCTCTCATAGCCAAGGCACCAGACATTCTGTTCGTTTGTTAAAAGAAGTAATTTCTTCTAATCCGGAATATAAGAAAAATCTGGTAGTGAGTTACTCGATCGGTTTTCCATTTAAGAAAGAAGAGACAGGTTTGCCTGTATGTTCCAGTCCGAGAGATACGGGATGCGTGGTAGGTTGGAACTCCTATATCTGGGGGAATTCTCCCGGCAGACTATTGGATAGATATGGAAAAGACACTGTTTGTGTGAATCCACTCAGTTGGAAACAGGATGAAGAAGTTTCTCCAAAGTCCGAAAATTTAGGAAGTGTGAACCGAAGTTTTGATCAATTACTCCCAGGAGTTGCGGATGCAAAATGTAATTCCGGGGTTTTATGGATCCACGAGCCTGAGATCAGTCGGACCCCCAACTTGGGAAAAGATGGGAATTTACATACCGGAGATTTTCATTTCTTCTATGCGAATATTAGAAAAAACGCAAAAGAAAGATTAGAAGCCTTTAAGGCACAGAGTGTTAAAAGAGGCAGAGAGTAA
- the fliJ gene encoding flagellar export protein FliJ: protein MKRFQFRLEPVLRLKKIKEDQKLKELSELVAEVNQRQSEIDSNDARIHSLSSTTLSGSADLREYSYLQTYMRQLLTRNTELENEIRSFDEPVEKKRTEVSEARKEKKVLELLKENRFKEYMHSYRKAEKIQAEEQFLADLYRKQREEIYGDDRSKRDPKVFTYDTGGVERTGTEDAGLSELRKLYERYKK from the coding sequence ATGAAAAGATTCCAATTCAGACTCGAACCGGTACTTCGTTTAAAGAAGATCAAAGAAGACCAAAAACTCAAAGAACTTTCCGAACTCGTGGCAGAAGTCAACCAAAGACAATCGGAAATAGACTCTAATGACGCGAGAATACATTCTTTATCTTCTACTACATTATCAGGAAGCGCTGATCTAAGAGAGTATTCTTATTTACAAACTTATATGAGACAACTTCTAACTCGAAACACGGAGTTAGAAAATGAAATACGTTCTTTCGATGAACCGGTCGAAAAAAAAAGAACGGAAGTCTCGGAAGCAAGAAAAGAGAAGAAGGTACTGGAACTTCTAAAAGAGAACCGCTTCAAGGAGTATATGCACTCCTATAGAAAGGCGGAAAAAATCCAGGCAGAAGAGCAATTTTTAGCAGATCTTTATAGGAAACAGAGGGAGGAAATTTATGGGGATGATAGATCTAAACGGGATCCGAAAGTATTTACCTATGATACGGGAGGCGTCGAGCGCACCGGTACAGAAGATGCGGGACTTTCTGAACTCAGAAAACTTTACGAGCGTTATAAAAAGTGA
- the gmk gene encoding guanylate kinase, translated as MVLSSVAGGGKSTLIQMIRAKHPDLAFSVSCTTRAPRPGDKEGVTYFFLNKEEFESGIDKGEFLEWAKVHDNYYGTPLKFVNGCMSSGKSVIMDLDVQGAAQLKRKLGEEVITIFILPPNEEEWEKRLRGRGTDSEESILKRIKNGKEELAHKDEFDHIIVNDTLEHALSRLEEILF; from the coding sequence ATCGTTCTGTCCTCCGTTGCAGGAGGAGGCAAATCCACACTTATCCAAATGATCCGAGCCAAACACCCAGATTTGGCTTTTTCAGTTTCTTGTACTACCAGGGCCCCGCGTCCAGGAGACAAGGAAGGAGTAACGTATTTTTTCCTGAACAAAGAAGAATTCGAATCCGGGATCGATAAGGGAGAATTTTTAGAATGGGCCAAGGTCCATGATAATTATTACGGGACTCCACTAAAGTTCGTGAACGGGTGTATGTCCTCAGGCAAGTCCGTAATCATGGACTTAGATGTTCAAGGTGCAGCTCAACTAAAACGAAAGTTGGGAGAAGAAGTAATCACTATCTTTATACTTCCTCCAAATGAAGAAGAATGGGAAAAAAGACTACGAGGTAGAGGGACCGATTCAGAAGAAAGTATCTTAAAAAGGATCAAAAATGGAAAAGAAGAGCTGGCTCATAAAGATGAATTCGATCATATTATAGTGAACGATACACTGGAACATGCATTGTCCCGTTTAGAAGAGATTTTATTTTAA
- a CDS encoding TOBE domain-containing protein, which yields MKKKTILFLSVLLISTGAIYSKSKKSSAPAKSKYVSGEELVNNPGKAVGETVRVAGTVTHVLYKGNSIRFVVHFSGKPVVLDSDDYSLMNRVSVGSYVEVCGFYLKNKKLELDGKRTDMPSIVIEQTYCTN from the coding sequence ATGAAAAAGAAAACGATCCTATTTCTTTCAGTATTATTAATTTCTACAGGAGCAATTTACTCTAAGAGCAAAAAATCTTCCGCTCCCGCAAAATCGAAATATGTTTCGGGCGAAGAGTTAGTCAATAATCCAGGCAAAGCGGTCGGAGAAACTGTACGAGTTGCAGGCACAGTAACCCATGTATTATACAAAGGAAATTCCATCCGATTCGTAGTTCACTTTTCCGGTAAACCGGTAGTTCTGGATTCGGACGATTACAGTTTAATGAACCGAGTATCCGTCGGTTCTTATGTAGAAGTCTGCGGATTCTATCTAAAAAATAAGAAGCTGGAATTGGACGGAAAAAGAACGGATATGCCCTCTATCGTCATAGAACAGACCTACTGTACAAATTAA
- a CDS encoding periplasmic-type flagellar collar protein FlbB — MASLTDKARAVYLILLIFFLVLIGFFAFHYFQIIDAAEIFPFLRTEPGLVNADSESPSELEKLEFRKEMERLAKDRDEISQKEEELKKEKERLEAELEKIEELKRGLTSKENELKSSESERNSRGKLVKVMAEKVANMPPDNAVQMLTNWPDKDIIDVFIQMDKDAEQDGRQTITTYLLTLFPAERRANITNKWLSRSDVIKAPESNSESEEL, encoded by the coding sequence GTGGCAAGTTTAACCGACAAAGCAAGAGCAGTATATCTAATACTTCTGATCTTCTTCCTAGTGTTGATCGGATTTTTTGCGTTCCATTATTTTCAGATCATAGACGCTGCTGAAATTTTTCCTTTTTTAAGAACGGAGCCCGGCTTAGTGAATGCGGACTCAGAATCCCCTTCCGAATTGGAGAAGTTAGAATTCCGTAAAGAAATGGAAAGACTCGCTAAGGACAGAGACGAGATCTCTCAAAAAGAAGAAGAACTCAAAAAAGAAAAAGAACGTTTGGAAGCGGAACTCGAAAAAATCGAGGAACTCAAACGAGGTCTTACTTCCAAGGAGAATGAGCTAAAATCTTCCGAATCCGAAAGGAATAGCAGAGGTAAATTGGTTAAGGTCATGGCGGAGAAGGTAGCGAATATGCCTCCTGATAATGCAGTGCAGATGCTTACCAATTGGCCGGACAAGGACATCATAGACGTATTCATCCAAATGGACAAGGATGCTGAACAGGACGGTAGACAAACGATCACTACCTACCTTCTCACCTTATTCCCGGCGGAACGCAGGGCGAATATTACGAATAAATGGTTGTCCAGATCCGACGTGATCAAGGCTCCTGAATCCAATTCCGAGTCGGAAGAACTTTAA
- the fliF gene encoding flagellar basal-body MS-ring/collar protein FliF encodes MPEQLQKILNNIKEFFNSLDTTKKLILGGVAITVVVALGLLTTVSSQKNKVILFQNLTAKDFAEVTKKLDSMGYSYSTGDTSIVSVDPEQRQEIITKLAQENLIPAGVQGWELFNVEKFTETQFDKDIKKYRALKGAIEQSLMTLRPVDKAFVNIAIPEDELFNSNASPVKASVILHFIPGVEGISKKEVKGIVNLVSRAVPKLKPENVVVADADGKIISDFEEDLEKERLELRVVQEKLRIQEEQRIQRLIDVRNTLRWFLGGEDRVDITRFEYMLNWDKESYKDNQVSPVIERPDDPNTPYSELKIVDGYSLKVSSKETSEQFTGRGFTPDGPAGTEPNLPPGYKDTDYQKADYKKTENINNFEFNRRVSEVQKQPWKIEKVNLSVVVDGQWTKKENADGTGYDRTYIPVSDDDIRTVRKNLEAAVGIDKARGDQISVISIAKDRTAQFAAEDEELRKQKAIRQMVIASLVIVLFLILTILIYRAIKKEIARRRRLREEELAAMQQMMREAALRVMDDGSAEVELSLDEKLRRELLENAINLAREKPEEVAQLLRTWLSEEEAT; translated from the coding sequence ATGCCCGAGCAATTACAAAAGATTCTGAACAATATCAAGGAGTTCTTCAACTCTTTAGATACTACAAAGAAACTGATTTTAGGTGGAGTGGCGATCACTGTGGTCGTTGCCTTAGGGCTTCTGACAACCGTTTCCTCTCAAAAGAATAAGGTTATTCTATTCCAAAACCTTACTGCGAAGGATTTCGCAGAGGTTACTAAAAAATTGGACTCCATGGGCTATTCTTACAGCACGGGAGACACCAGTATTGTGAGCGTGGATCCGGAACAAAGGCAGGAAATTATCACTAAACTTGCCCAAGAGAACCTGATCCCTGCAGGTGTGCAAGGCTGGGAATTATTCAATGTGGAGAAATTCACCGAGACCCAGTTCGACAAGGACATCAAAAAGTATAGGGCATTAAAAGGAGCCATCGAACAATCCTTGATGACCCTAAGACCTGTAGACAAAGCGTTCGTGAACATCGCAATACCGGAAGATGAACTGTTCAACTCGAATGCTTCTCCAGTAAAAGCCTCGGTCATTTTACATTTTATCCCAGGTGTCGAAGGGATTTCCAAAAAAGAAGTAAAAGGTATCGTAAACTTGGTTTCCAGAGCGGTGCCTAAACTCAAACCGGAAAACGTAGTAGTCGCAGATGCGGACGGCAAGATCATCTCCGACTTTGAAGAAGATCTGGAAAAAGAAAGATTAGAACTTAGAGTTGTCCAAGAAAAATTGAGGATCCAAGAAGAACAAAGGATCCAAAGATTGATCGACGTAAGAAACACTCTTCGTTGGTTCTTAGGTGGAGAAGACAGAGTAGACATCACTCGATTCGAGTACATGTTAAACTGGGACAAGGAATCTTATAAAGACAACCAAGTTTCTCCGGTAATCGAAAGACCGGATGATCCGAATACTCCTTACTCCGAGTTAAAGATCGTAGACGGTTATAGCTTAAAAGTTTCCTCCAAAGAAACCAGTGAACAATTCACAGGAAGAGGGTTCACTCCGGACGGACCTGCAGGAACAGAGCCTAACCTTCCTCCCGGTTATAAAGATACCGACTATCAAAAAGCAGATTATAAGAAAACCGAGAATATTAATAACTTCGAATTCAACAGAAGAGTAAGCGAAGTCCAAAAACAACCTTGGAAGATCGAAAAAGTAAACCTTTCCGTGGTAGTTGACGGTCAATGGACTAAAAAAGAAAACGCGGATGGAACCGGTTACGACAGAACTTATATCCCGGTTTCCGATGACGACATTAGAACTGTTCGTAAAAACTTAGAAGCAGCAGTAGGTATAGACAAAGCAAGAGGAGACCAAATCTCCGTAATCAGCATTGCAAAAGACCGCACCGCTCAGTTCGCTGCAGAAGATGAAGAATTAAGAAAACAGAAAGCGATCCGACAAATGGTAATCGCATCCTTAGTCATAGTATTATTCTTAATACTCACTATCCTCATCTACAGAGCGATCAAAAAAGAGATCGCAAGACGCCGCAGACTACGCGAAGAAGAACTCGCAGCAATGCAGCAGATGATGAGAGAAGCAGCACTTCGGGTCATGGACGACGGAAGCGCAGAAGTCGAACTCTCTCTGGACGAAAAACTCAGAAGAGAACTTCTCGAAAACGCGATCAATCTCGCCAGGGAAAAACCGGAAGAAGTGGCACAACTTCTACGCACCTGGTTATCTGAAGAGGAAGCAACCTAA
- the fliH gene encoding flagellar assembly protein FliH, producing MAKLVFKPIQIADMQDQVELQIPDKYKKFHRDEDAEEFEVDQEGNIIEQYQGPSIEEIEAELNRYKEETEENIKTMLEDSRRKSEEIEEEGRKKAFQMIQDSKEKIKLEEDSGKAKAEQILERAKMEAERMIKEAEMKTAEIEHEAYLKGFEAGREVGFRKGQGEVRRLIDRLGTIVGKAIDIRAELIQASEKQMVEMILIIARKIIKDEIIERKEIVLNNIREALKRIKDRDRVDIRVNFADLEITTAHKDELIKLMESLRKVNIYEDSRVDRGGVIIETDVGAIDARISTQLKEIEEAIRNAEPI from the coding sequence ATGGCAAAACTAGTCTTCAAACCTATCCAGATCGCGGACATGCAGGATCAGGTAGAGCTGCAAATTCCGGACAAATATAAAAAATTCCATAGGGACGAAGACGCCGAAGAGTTCGAAGTCGACCAAGAAGGAAATATTATAGAGCAATACCAAGGCCCTTCTATCGAAGAGATCGAGGCAGAGCTCAATCGTTATAAAGAAGAAACCGAAGAGAATATCAAAACAATGCTCGAGGACTCCCGTCGCAAGTCGGAGGAGATCGAGGAAGAAGGCCGTAAAAAAGCCTTCCAAATGATCCAGGATTCCAAAGAGAAGATCAAACTCGAAGAGGATTCAGGTAAAGCCAAAGCGGAACAGATCTTGGAAAGAGCCAAGATGGAAGCCGAAAGAATGATCAAAGAAGCCGAGATGAAAACGGCAGAGATCGAACATGAGGCTTACTTAAAAGGATTTGAAGCTGGAAGAGAAGTAGGTTTCAGAAAAGGACAAGGAGAAGTCCGACGTCTAATCGACCGTCTTGGAACCATCGTAGGTAAAGCGATCGATATCCGTGCTGAACTCATCCAAGCTTCCGAGAAGCAGATGGTGGAGATGATCCTGATCATCGCTCGTAAGATCATCAAAGACGAGATCATTGAACGTAAAGAAATCGTACTCAATAATATTAGAGAAGCCCTGAAACGTATCAAGGACCGGGACCGTGTGGATATTCGAGTCAACTTTGCGGACTTGGAGATCACCACAGCTCACAAAGACGAACTTATCAAACTTATGGAGTCTCTTCGCAAGGTCAATATCTACGAAGACTCTCGCGTCGACAGAGGCGGGGTCATCATCGAAACAGATGTTGGTGCAATCGATGCAAGGATCTCCACACAGCTCAAAGAAATCGAAGAAGCAATTCGAAATGCGGAGCCGATCTAA
- a CDS encoding DUF370 domain-containing protein — translation MSQFSVLNVGFGNIVMVSKIVGIIHSDSASAKRIRNEAKSNNSLVDATQGKKTRSIIITDSNHLILSNLRVEALTRRIESRDNSIAEEEEEKD, via the coding sequence ATGTCCCAATTTAGCGTCTTGAACGTAGGTTTTGGAAATATAGTTATGGTTTCCAAGATCGTGGGTATCATTCATTCGGATTCGGCTTCCGCGAAAAGGATCCGAAACGAAGCCAAAAGTAATAACAGTTTGGTAGACGCGACGCAAGGGAAAAAGACCAGGTCCATTATTATCACTGACTCCAACCATTTGATCCTTTCCAACTTAAGAGTCGAAGCTCTCACAAGAAGGATAGAAAGCAGGGATAATTCTATCGCAGAAGAAGAGGAAGAAAAGGACTGA
- a CDS encoding TrmH family RNA methyltransferase, which translates to MKLTQEHSDFINLEEAIQLEEYFKTLISAEKASKIQEVASFRTKYLTIVMEDIFQPYNASAPVRTSECLGLTELHVVENRNSYKPNEGISLGAQKWIQIHKYQKPNYDNTRHCISGLKEKGYRIVATSPHTLENSYELDTLPLDKPSAILFGSEEKGLSSYSMGEADVFLKLPMYGFTESYNISVTVAIVLSHLAFRLRKEVPNWALTKEEQVYIRNSYYKKCLHNGNLVESDLLQRIRSEAARVQ; encoded by the coding sequence ATGAAACTCACCCAAGAACATTCAGATTTTATAAATCTAGAAGAAGCGATCCAGTTAGAAGAATATTTTAAAACTTTAATATCAGCGGAGAAGGCCTCTAAGATCCAAGAAGTAGCTTCTTTTCGTACAAAGTACTTAACAATTGTAATGGAAGATATATTCCAACCTTATAATGCTAGTGCTCCTGTACGAACTTCAGAATGTTTAGGGCTAACGGAACTCCATGTAGTGGAAAATCGAAACTCTTATAAACCGAATGAAGGTATTTCTCTAGGCGCACAAAAATGGATACAGATCCACAAATACCAAAAGCCAAATTACGATAATACTAGACATTGTATAAGCGGTTTAAAGGAGAAGGGCTATAGGATTGTGGCAACTTCTCCACATACATTAGAAAATTCTTACGAACTAGATACTTTACCTTTGGATAAACCTAGCGCCATATTATTCGGATCTGAAGAAAAGGGATTGTCCTCTTATTCTATGGGAGAAGCGGACGTATTCCTAAAACTTCCTATGTACGGTTTTACGGAAAGTTATAATATTTCGGTAACAGTTGCAATTGTACTTTCTCATCTTGCATTTAGGCTAAGGAAAGAAGTTCCAAACTGGGCTTTAACAAAAGAAGAGCAGGTTTATATCCGAAATTCTTATTATAAAAAATGCCTTCATAACGGAAATCTTGTGGAATCTGACCTATTACAAAGGATCAGATCCGAAGCAGCAAGGGTCCAATAA